DNA sequence from the Pelecanus crispus isolate bPelCri1 chromosome 4, bPelCri1.pri, whole genome shotgun sequence genome:
ctggggagagcaggggaagaggcgGCATCGCCCAGGGACAGAGGTGGGATCCCGCAGGATCCAGGGCAGAGCAGCGGGATGGCTGGACCAGCTCCTCCACGGTGGAGCTGGGGCCGTTTCAGGTGTCCCAGCTGGAGGGGAGCGGGCaaccagtgctcccagtacagccccagcagccccccacaGCGTTCCCCAGCCAGTGCGGGGGGGGGatcccagggatgctcctggcccccgtgccccccaccctgacACCGGCCCCTCCGCTCTGCCCCGCAGCCCGAGAGCAGCTCCGGCGATCCCGCCACAGCCGCACCTTCCTGGTGGAGTCGGGAGTTGGGGAGCTCTGGTCGGAAATGCAGGCAGGTAGGAGGGGTGGCGGgcagtgccccccagcacccctggggaGGATtcacttgggggggggggggggcacaagcAGGGGTCCCCACCGGCGCTGCCCAGCCCCCGGGGTCACGCGGGGGCGAGGGGCTCAGGGGCTGGATGCCCCCTCCGTGGCAGAACCCCCCGGGGAGCCCGAGCGTAGCcgtgccagcagcagggacgGGTCCTGCCATGGGGGTGACGCGGGTCCGGGCTGTCACTGGGTCTCGACCCCCCCCAAAACGATGCCCAGGTGAGGGCAGGGGTCTGCCTGTCACCTTCCCATCCCATCGTCGGGTTCGTTCCAAGCAAACACCACAAcatccccctcctgccctccaaaacttcttcagctgtttttcgggtggggaaaaaaaacccaaaaacaaacaaaaaaaaccaaaaaaacccatatttttgttaaagctgcatttttccCAGGGGAAAGCACAGCCCTGCGGCCCAGGGGCTGTGTCCCGGTGCCTGCTCCAAGCCCGCgggatgggggtcccaggggctcagccccgctgctgtgctgggggggctgggggagaccCCGCAGCAGCCGGGGGGGATGCGGGACCCCGACTCGGCCGCTGTCCTGGCCCGCAGGTGACCGCTACATCGTGGCGGACTGCGGCGGCGGCACGGTGGACCTCACCGTGCACCAGATCGAGAAGCCGCAGGGGACGCTGAAGGAGCTGTACAAAGCCTCAGGTGGGCTTGcggaccccagccccagccccccgaaCCCCCCTCCTGGGCCGgggtcccctccctgtcccccctgcGGGGTCGTGGCTGGGCCTGTGGCACCACCTGGTgacagcagggagcagggcaggggcggggggctcgggggggacCGGGGTGCTGGGTTGGGGTGGGTTCAAGTTGGGATGGGGTGTTGGGTTGGGGCTTCAGGTGGGACCGGGGTGCTGGGTTGGGGGTGCCAGTGGGacaggggtgctgggtggggggtTCAGGTGGGACAGGGGTGCTGGGTTGGGAGGGCTCAGGTGGGACACAGTTTCTGGGTGGGGGGATTCAGGTGGGACAGGGGTGCCAGTGGGACAGGGGTGCTGGGTTGGGAGAGCTCAGGTGGGAGAGGGGTGCTGGGTTGGGGGGGGACAAGGTGGGACAAGGGTGCTGGGTTGGGAGAGCTCAGGTGGGAGAGGGGTGCTGGGTTGGGGGGGACAAGGTGGGACAGGGGTGCTGGGTTGGGAGGGCTCAGGTGGGACACGGTTTCTGGGTGGGGGGGCTCAGATGGGACaggggtgctgagctgggggggacaagggggacAAGGGTGCTGGACTTGGGGGATTCAGGTGGGTcaggggtgctgggctggaggggGACAAGGTGGGacggggtgctgggctctgagGGTTCAGGTGGGACAGGGGTGTTGGATTGGGGGGGCTCAGGTGGGACAGGAGTTTTGGGCTGGGGTCTCAGGTGGGACAGGGGTGCCGGTGGGACAGGAGTTTTGGGCTGGGGGTTCTCAGGTGGGACAGGGGTTCAGaacaggggtgctggggggggcttAGGTGGGacaggggtgctgggctgggggggggacaaGTTGGGATGGGTGGTTCAGGTGGGTCAGGGGTGCTGGGCTGAGGTCTCAGGTGGGACAGGGGTGCCAGCGGGACAGGAGTTTTGGGCTGGGTGATCTCAGGTGGGACAGGGGCTCAGaacaggggtgctggggggggcttAGATGGGacaggggtgctgggctggggggggacaaATTGGGATGGGGTGTTGGGTTGAGGGTCTCAGGTGGGACCGGGGTGTCAGGCTGGGGGGATTCAAGTGGTCAGGGGTGCTGGGTTGGGGGGCTCAGGTGGGAgaggggtgctgggctgggggggttcAGGTGGGACAGGGATGCTGGGTTGGGGGTTCAGGTGGGACAGGGGTGCCAGTGGGACAGGGGTGCTGGGTTGGAGGGGGACAAGGTAGGACAGGGATGCTGGGTTGGGAGGGCTCAGGTGGGACACAGTTTCTGGGTGGGGGGATTCAGGTGGGACAGGGGTGCCAGTGGGACAGGATTTTTGGCCTGGAGGGGTCTCAGGTGGGACAGGGcttcccaccctgctcccagggTGGGCACGCGAAGCACCCAGGCCTCAACCCATCCCGGGGGTGCGATTTTTGGTGCGCGATGGTGGTGCACCCCCAGACAAATCGTGGCTCGGGAAGGGACAGCCACCAGCCCCCgcttccctgcagagctgggggaggcACCGAGCCCCCCGAGCGTCACCCAGGGACCCCAGACAGGGTCCCCTTTGGTCCGGGGGACCGCTGTCCCCGCAGCCACGTTGCCTgccctctccctgtccctggatccatccctgtcccctggtccagccctgggcagggggggctcccctccatgtccccccaccccgatCCCCCTGCAGAAGGGAcacagcggggctgggggggccacGATTTTGCACAGACAGCACCCCAGCCTTTGCTAGGTGATGCGGGGGGGGTCTGGGACACGGCGATGGGGACACGGCGATGGGGAACATGGGGATGTGCGTTGCCACGGGGACACTGCCTGACCCAGCCCgcccccccctgctccccagggggtccctatggggccGTGGGGGTGGACCTGGCCTTCGAGAAGCTGCTGTGCCACATTTTCGGGGAGGATTTCATCGCCACCTTCAAGGCCAAGCGCCCGGCCGCCTGGGTGGACCTGACCATCGCCTTCGAGGCCCGCAAGCGGGCGGCAGCCCCCCTCCCGCGCCAGCCCCCTCAACAtctccctgcccttctccttCATCGACTTCTACCGCAAGCACCGGGGCCAGAACGTGGAGACGGCCCTCAAGAAGAGCAAGTGagaccccccgccccggctgggGGGGACAGCAGGGCTTGGGGATGTGGCCCCGGAGGGACCAAAatttggggaggagagagggtgGAGGCAGCTGGGGTGCTCTGTTGGGgtctgctgggctggggggtccccggggagggggtgaAGCCTCAGGTGAGGGGCAGCCCCGGaccctctttccctccccagcGTCAACTTTGTGAAGTGGTCGTCCCAAGGGATGCTGCGGATGTCCTCGGAGGCCATGAGTGAGCTCTTCCAGCCCACCATCAGCCAGATCATCAAACACATCGGTAGGTCCTGGGCGAGCAGCCCGGCTGCCAAAATCAccttgggggggggagggggtgatTGGGGGTTCCCCAGGGCCCTGGCACCCCGCAGTGGCACCCTGAGCCATGCCCGCTGCCCACCCTCGCCGGGGCAGGGGTAGAGGACcaggggcagcccccagccctgcccaaagtccccctgctccctccccagacGATCTCCTGAAGAAGCCGGAGGTCCAAGGCATCAAATTCCTCTTCTTGGTGGGGGGCTTCGCCGAGTCGGCCATGCTGCAGCATGCCGTCCAGGCGGCCTTCGGCCTCACCTGCCGCGTCATCATCCCCCAAGACGTGGGGCTGACCATCCTCAAAGGAGCCGTGCTCTTCGGCCTCGACCCCACCATCGTCCGCGTCCGCCGCTCCCCCCCTGACCTACGGCGTGGGGGTGCTCAACAAGTTCGTGGAAGGGAAGCACCCGCGGGAGAAGTTGTTGGTGAAGGAGGGCAAGAACTGGTGCACCGACATCTTCGAGAAGTTCGTCTCCGTCGACCAGTCCGTGGCGCTGGGGGAAGTGGTCCAACGTAGCTactgcccggcccggccgggccaGCGCAAAACCATCATCAACATCTACTGCTGTGCCACCGACGACGTGGTCTACATCACCGACCCCGGCGTGCGCAAGTGCGGCACCATCAGCCTGGAGCTGGAGGCGCTGGGCGACGCCGGCAgcccggcccgcggccgccgggaGATCCGCGCCAGCATGCAATTTGGGGACACGGAGATCAAGGTCACCGCCATGGACATCCGCACTGCCAAGACGGTCCGAGCCACCATCGATTTCCTCTCCAACTgagcttcccccccaccctccacGAGGCTGTgcggggagggatggggaccccgGGAAcctgccgccggcccccccACCAGCACCCGCTTTGGGCTCCGGCCCCACCGGGACCCCCACGGGCACGAGGAGCCGGGCAGCGGGAACACGGGGCTCACCGCCCCGGCCGAGCTGCGAGGCCGCCACCGGCCCCCGCTGCGCCCATGCTGGTGGTCCCCCCCGCCGGCACCCGCATCGCCCGCAGACACGGGTCGGGGTCCGACTGTCAGAAAGGGCGACTGCACCCCCGCCATCGCCGCCCCCCCGAGCACGGGCAAGGCCACCGCCGCAGCCGCTTTCTGTAAATCCACatttctaatttgttttttttaagtatctcGCACGTCGCCCTCGCAGCTGGCATCCCCCAAACGGCAGAGCCCGATGTGGCCAGCGTAGCCCGGCGCCGGTAGCCCACCCTCACCCTCTCCTGGACCCCTTTGAGCTGGAGGTCGGGGCGGTTTGCGGCACGAAGCCCCTCACCCCCAGGGGCCGAGCCGGGTTTACCCATATCCACAGGGAAGGGCTCACAAATAAATGGACGTCACCCCCGCGCCGGCCCTGGGAGCCTCCGAAATAGCACGGCgctgcggggcagggctggcctgtccccccccccccccccggtgtccccccccagtgtcccctgtcccccccgctCTCCTCTGTGGGGTTTTAATCGGGTTGCAGCCGCCAGCTACAGCGCTCCGGGGGGGCTGAACGGAGGCAAAGTGAGCGCCAGCCCCTTCTCAGCTCCAGTTTATTATTTACCTCTATAGAtttttgtacttaaaaaaaaaaaaaccccacacgtACGCACagacatgtatatatatatctatatatttatatatatatatataggcaCATAAAGCCTCCTGTTGCTTTCAAAACTGAGCCACTTCTCCTGGTCCTTGTACCATGGATCATaccgggggaaaaaaaaaaaagaaggggaaaaaaaagaaggaaagggaggaaaaaaaggaaaggggaaaaataaagaaggaaaggggaaaaataaagaaggaaaggggaaaaataaagaaggaaagcgggggaaaaaagaaggaaagcgggggaaaaaagaaggaaaggggggaaaaaagaaggaaagggggggaaaaaagaaggaaagggggggaaaaaagggaaaaatggaagGAGACTAGGAAAAACGGCGCTGGCTGCGACGCGAGGAGGCGGATGGGCACGGCCGTGGGGATGGTGGGGCCACCTTGGTGGCCTGGGGCCAGCACGGAGCCGGattccctgcctccctcccgcTGCCGGATCAGGCCCCAGCTCAGCTCCAAACCCCAGGAGGCAAAATTTCACCCAGGTTGGGTTGGGGGCTCAGCTGGGTCTCCACCACCCCCAAATGCCGCCTCATCCGGGGAGACAGGGGAGAAAAGcgaggggaaagcagcagcagccggagGCAGCGAGCGGGATCCCTGCCCGAGGCTCCAGGCAGGGATGCTCCGGCATTTGGGAAACCCCTTTCCAtgctttggggaccccccccccccaacccccctggCGCGGAGGGTGGGTGCGCTCCGTGAGGGGCGGCAGCGGCTCACCCCCACCTCCACGGTGGCCACAGCCCCCCCCGGGGGAGGACGCATTTTTGGGTtggtttcctctttttttttttgtttttttaaaaatttaagctTCGTCCTT
Encoded proteins:
- the HSPA12B gene encoding LOW QUALITY PROTEIN: heat shock 70 kDa protein 12B (The sequence of the model RefSeq protein was modified relative to this genomic sequence to represent the inferred CDS: deleted 2 bases in 2 codons), whose amino-acid sequence is MAMLLEPGMQSLRMGANGERCPTPSPPGSPGTPHDSCSIAPLTPSQSPRSEARSQQTVSFSVVVAIDFGTTSSGYAFSFSSDPEAIHMMRKWEGGDPGVANQKTPTSLLLTPEGIFHSFGYTARDYYHDLDPEEARDWFYFEKFKMKIHSTSDLTMKTELEAVNGKKMPALEVFAHALRFFKQHAVQELKDQCPSLPERDAVRWVITVPAIWKQPAKQFMREAAYKAGLVSPENPEQLLIALEPEAASIYCRKLRLHQLIDLSCKPPANGLAPDHSIDSSFRQAREQLRRSRHSRTFLVESGVGELWSEMQAGDRYIVADCGGGTVDLTVHQIEKPQGTLKELYKASGGPYGAVGVDLAFEKLLCHIFGEDFIATFKAKRPAAWVDLTIAFEARKRAAAPSRASPLNISLPFSFIDFYRKHRGQNVETALKKSNVNFVKWSSQGMLRMSSEAMSELFQPTISQIIKHIDDLLKKPEVQGIKFLFLVGGFAESAMLQHAVQAAFGLTCRVIIPQDVGLTILKGAVLFGLDPTIVRVRRSPLTYGVGVLNKFVEGKHPREKLLVKEGKNWCTDIFEKFVSVDQSVALGEVVQRSYCPARPGQRKTIINIYCCATDDVVYITDPGVRKCGTISLELEALGDAGSPARGRREIRASMQFGDTEIKVTAMDIRTAKTVRATIDFLSN